The Sphaeramia orbicularis chromosome 16, fSphaOr1.1, whole genome shotgun sequence genome window below encodes:
- the tmc4 gene encoding LOW QUALITY PROTEIN: transmembrane channel-like protein 7 (The sequence of the model RefSeq protein was modified relative to this genomic sequence to represent the inferred CDS: inserted 10 bases in 8 codons; deleted 4 bases in 4 codons; substituted 1 base at 1 genomic stop codon), whose protein sequence is MDSELQRQGSSQMYDYSEAAGNGYPDDQQSIRLRQTSSRMSNQNYPQYNWSSSMAEEDEEEGGGDVLPQDLRNTPLHMALKRAVRQAQELQVPVVSSVDSWKRKKTKTLQKVKNNATGLLYFLTPWNRTLQKIGGNFGGGVQSYFLFLRFLVVLNLVSFLLIAGLVIIPSIVFRSVGTSLIVLQSSGPEECMKYDPNPPGLVVFYNYXLDLLSGTGFMEYSYMFYGYYNNTMVEDRNFSYNIPLAYLLTAVFYFVFVLXCIIARMGTAARXAVATGGHNEGNYSLIVFTGCDYGCLGDRATKLKQKNIHYRLQVDLEEERLKKKXAALTLSKKIVLYALRIFMWLSASGLIIAAFIXIFYATTFSQTKTGEEGILGLIFEFLPSIVITIANFIVPLLCDQIALIERYAPSTTVIVALLRAVFLRLVSLGVLLFTLWSQITCERNMSHQDCTLCQYNYKAYPCWETRIGQEMYKLTLFDLLINIAVLILVEFATRMXWTTGSSKLAQLVGRQEFVVPXHVRGLVYGQTVVWTGXLFCPLLPLINTVKFIILFYCKKITLFYNCRPALKTFRSTTSNVFFLVVLXVGWSLATLVMIYSLAEIHPSMSCGPFRSLPNMWAIVPTSFYNLSEVTQEFLFFIGSQAFSIPLFTLSCVVMCYFIALHAVYGKSVDLLKAQLKQGRRAVTNSFLVKQIEKLSGPLQLPKSISQVQDGY, encoded by the exons ATGGACAGTGAACTGCAGAGACAAGGCTCAAGTCAGATGTACGACTACagtgaag CAGCTGGGAATGGTTACCCTGATGACCAGCAGTCCATAAGGTTACGGCAGACTTCATCTCGGATGTCCAATCAGAACTACCCACAGTACAACTGGAGCTCAAGCATGgcagaggaagatgaggaggagggtgGTGGCGAT GTCCTGCCACAGGACCTGAGGAACACTCCTCTGCACATGGCACTGAAGAGAGCAGTGAG GCAGGCGCAGGAATTACAGGTGCCTGTGGTCTCCAGTGTGGATTCTTGGAAAAGGAAGAAAACCAAAACTTTACAGAAAGTCAAAAATAATGCTACAGGACTTCTGTACTTTCTCACCCCGTGGAATAGGACGTTGCAAAAAATTGGAG GGAATTTTGGAGGTGGTGTCCAGTCTTATTTCTTGTTCCTGCGATTCTTGGTGGTGCTAAATTTGGTTTCCTTCTTGCTGATCGCTGGACTCGTCATCATCCCCAGCATCGTCTTCAGATCTGTTGGGACCA GTCTTATTGTTCTCCAGTCTTCAG GTCCAGAGGAATGCATGAAATATGACCCTAATCCTCCAGGCTTGGTGGTTTTCTATAACT TTCTGGATTTACTTTCAGGAACG GGCTTTATGGAGTATTCATACATGTTCTATGGCTACTACAACAACACAATGGTAGAGGACAGAAACTTCTCCTACAACATCCCCCTGGCTTACCTCCTCACTGCTGTCTTCtattttgtctttgtctt ttgTATCATTGCACG CATGGGGACAGCAGCTC GTGCTGTGGCAACAGGAGGACACAATGAAGGCAACTACAGCCTGATAGTGTTCACAGGCTGTGACTATGGTTGCCTAGGAGACCGGGCTACCAAACTGAAGCAGAAAAACATCCACTATCGGCTGCAG GTGGACCTGGAGGAGGagagactgaagaaaa aagccgCTCTGACATTATCTAAAAAAATAGTGTTATATGCACTTCGGATTTTTATGTGGTTGAGTGCTTCTGGACTCATCATAGCAGCCTTCA GGATCTTTTATGCCACCACCTTCAGTCAG ACAAAGACAGGGGAGGAAGGGATCCTGGGTTTGATTTTTGAATTCCTACCGTCCATTGTGATCACTATTGCAAACTTCATTGTGCCTCTGCTGTGTGACCAGATTGCATTAATTGAGCGATATGCACCCAGTACTACAGTCATTGTTGCACTCTTAAG GGCTGTGTTTCTGCGACTGGTCAGTCTAGGCGTCCTCCTCTTCACCCTGTGGAGCCAGATCACCTGTGAAAGGAACATGAGTCATCAAGACTGTACACTGTGCCAGTAC AACTATAAAGCATACCCG TGCTGGGAAACACGTATAGGACAAGAGATGTACAAACTGACACTGTTTGACCTCCTCATCAACATCGCTGTTCTGATTCTTGTGGAGTTTGCCACCAG GATGTAATGGACAACTGGGTCCAGTAAGCTGGCTCAGTTGGTGGGGCGGCAGGAGTTTGTCGTTCC CCATGTGCGTGGCCTGGTTTATGGGCAGACAGTAGTTTGGACAG CTCTTTTTTGCCCTCTGCTGCCTCTCATTAACACTGTGAAG TTCATCATCCTCTTCTATTGTAAAA AGATCACTCTGTTTTATAACTGTCGCCCTGCACTGAAGACATTTCGCTCCACAACCTCTAACGTATTTTTCCTGGTGGTAC GGGTTGGCTGGAGTCTGGCTACACTTGTTATGATTTACAGTCTTGCTGA GATCCATCCCTCAATGTCCTGTGGGCCTTTCCGTTCCCTCCCAAACATGTGGGCGATTGTTCCAACCTCTTTCTACAACCTCTCTGAAGTTACACAGGAGTTTCTCTTCTTCATTGGCTCCCAGGCATTCTCCATTCCTCTATTTACTCTGTCTTG TGTGGTGATGTGTTATTTTATAGCCTTA CATGCTGTCTATGGAAAAAGTGTTGATCTGCTAAAAGCCCAGCTTAAACAGGGGAG GAGAGCCGTGACAAACAGTTTCTTGGTCAAACAGATTGAGAAGCTGAGTGGGCCGCTTCAGCTACCCAAATCAATATCCCAAGTACAGGATGGGTATTAA
- the leng1 gene encoding LOW QUALITY PROTEIN: leukocyte receptor cluster member 1 (The sequence of the model RefSeq protein was modified relative to this genomic sequence to represent the inferred CDS: inserted 6 bases in 4 codons; deleted 3 bases in 2 codons; substituted 1 base at 1 genomic stop codon) — MNILPKKELHVRNKDNLXSVRRDEAKAAEEELEAKRRVERAEQEARTEYLRRKGSRYAPVKQRKGGXDGDDDNERSEGESCCEHLNLSLWRSLQRKKGNAEYLRERKEERKSRERAIGLLVSLGPQPGSEVTPWYRKLVKKKRRGVKKRRGKHXPEEEREKKERRLKDSLDPLKDIKKALGTNGRREHKSKKKEREIRGKEEPGESDELSFLVSIERLRAERLQREAEERRRXQALLDQRSGKGKDSGREMNDRDRPYNSAYFPELAXKRQRRDRDSWRERY, encoded by the exons ATGAATATCCTTCCGAAGAAAGAGCTGCATGTCCGCAACAAAGACAACTT CAGTGTGCGGAGGGATGAGGCC AAAGCAGCAGAAGAGGAGCTCGAGGCCAAGCGTCGAGTTGAACGTGCAGAACAAGAG GCACGTACAGAGTATCTGAGAAGGAAGGGCTCGAGATACGCTCCAGTCAAGCAGAGGAAGGGggg tgatggtgatgatgataatgaacGGAGCGAAGGGGAGTCCTGCTGTGAGCATCTCAATCTTTCCCTGTGGAGGAGTCTTCAGAGAAAAAAGGGGAACGCGGAGTATCTcagagaaagaaaagaggaaag GAAAAGCAGGGAACGTGCCATTGGTTTACTGGTGTCTCTGGGACCCCAACCTGGTTCAGAGGTTACTCCATGGTATAGAAAACTGgtgaaaaaaaagaggagaggagtGAAAAAGAGAAGAGGAAAACACTAACCTGAGGAGGAGAGGGAAAAGAAGGAGCGTAGACTGAAGGACAGTTTGGACCcattaaaagatataaagaaagcTCTTGGTACAAATGGCAGGAGG GAGCATAAGAGCAAGAAGAAGGAAAGAGAGATAAGGGGAAAAGAGGAGCCCGGAGAGAG TGACGAGCTGTCTTTTTTAGTTTCCATAGAAAGATTACGTGCCGAGCGTTTACAGAGGGAAGCTGAAGAACGGAGGA ACCAGGCCCTGCTCGATCAGAGGAGCGGAAAAGGAAAAGATTCAGGGAGAGAAATGAATGACAGAGACAGACCCTACAACAGTGCTTACTTCCCAGAACTTG CGAAGCGTCAGAGGCGGGATCGAGACAGCTGGAGAGAGAGATATTAA